In the genome of Pseudomonas bubulae, one region contains:
- a CDS encoding 5'-nucleotidase translates to MSKGLKGKLVLAISSRALFDLSDSHQVYLAQGIEAYRQYQIEHEDEVLAPGDAFALVKKLLSFNASLGRERVEVVLVSRNSADTGLRVFNSIQHYGLNISRAAFSGGRNPHPYLNAFGCDLFLSTHAEDVRSALDAGFAAATILSGGSLRAESNELRIAFDGDAVLFSDESERVFQSGGLEAFQSLERESARNPLRGGPFKGFLEALNLLQREFPDDNCPIRTALVTARSAPAHERVIRTLRDWDIRLDESLFLGGLDKSAFLEAFAADVFFDDQAGHCERARQVVATGHVPHGISNESRDFAPE, encoded by the coding sequence ATGAGCAAAGGCTTAAAGGGCAAGCTGGTGCTGGCCATTTCTTCTCGGGCCCTGTTCGACTTGAGCGATAGCCATCAGGTGTACCTGGCCCAGGGGATCGAGGCGTACCGGCAATACCAGATCGAACATGAAGATGAAGTACTGGCCCCGGGGGATGCCTTTGCGCTGGTCAAGAAGCTCCTGAGCTTTAATGCCAGCCTTGGCCGGGAGCGGGTCGAGGTGGTGCTGGTCTCGCGTAACAGCGCCGATACCGGGCTGCGGGTGTTCAATTCGATCCAGCATTACGGCCTGAATATTTCCCGGGCAGCGTTCTCGGGCGGGCGCAACCCCCATCCCTATCTCAATGCTTTTGGTTGTGATCTGTTTTTGTCGACCCATGCCGAGGATGTGCGCAGTGCCCTGGATGCGGGTTTTGCAGCAGCAACCATTCTCTCGGGTGGCTCACTGCGTGCCGAAAGCAATGAGCTGCGGATTGCCTTTGACGGTGATGCGGTGCTGTTTTCCGACGAGTCGGAGCGGGTTTTCCAGTCTGGAGGCCTGGAGGCATTTCAGTCCCTTGAGCGCGAATCTGCGCGCAATCCGCTGCGGGGCGGGCCCTTCAAGGGCTTTCTGGAGGCTTTAAACCTGTTGCAACGTGAGTTCCCCGATGACAACTGCCCGATTCGCACTGCGCTGGTCACTGCCCGTTCGGCTCCTGCCCATGAACGGGTGATCCGCACGTTGCGTGACTGGGACATTCGTCTGGATGAATCGCTTTTTCTGGGCGGGCTGGATAAATCGGCCTTTCTCGAAGCCTTTGCTGCGGATGTATTTTTTGATGACCAGGCCGGTCATTGCGAGAGGGCGCGCCAGGTGGTGGCGACCGGCCATGTGCCTCACGGCATCAGCAATGAATCCAGGGATTTCGCCCCCGAATAA
- a CDS encoding universal stress protein, with protein sequence MIRSILYATDLGIYAPVVMQHALGMARSFSADLFVLHVVEPMGLFAESVLQSYLDEQALSELHQQGMSTMLSNIELRVLESLREELAGWEQELALIRSVKVIQGEPSHVILEQSQKLSVDLLILGSHAQPSGGESHLGRTAARVIELAKIPVYLVPLMQRRRSADV encoded by the coding sequence ATGATTCGCTCAATCCTGTACGCCACTGACCTCGGCATTTACGCGCCCGTTGTGATGCAGCATGCGCTTGGAATGGCCCGCAGTTTCAGCGCCGATCTGTTTGTGTTGCATGTGGTCGAGCCCATGGGCCTGTTTGCCGAGTCGGTACTGCAAAGCTATCTCGATGAGCAGGCGTTGAGCGAGTTGCACCAGCAGGGCATGAGCACAATGCTTTCCAATATCGAGTTGCGGGTATTGGAGAGTCTTCGCGAAGAGTTGGCGGGGTGGGAACAGGAACTGGCCTTGATTCGATCGGTCAAGGTTATTCAAGGGGAGCCTTCACACGTCATTCTGGAGCAGTCGCAAAAGCTTTCAGTAGACCTGCTCATACTGGGCAGTCATGCCCAGCCCTCGGGGGGCGAATCGCATTTGGGGCGAACGGCCGCCCGAGTTATCGAGCTGGCCAAGATACCGGTGTATCTGGTGCCCCTGATGCAGCGCCGGCGCAGTGCTGATGTGTAA
- the cysB gene encoding HTH-type transcriptional regulator CysB, translated as MKLQQLRYIWEVAHHDLNVSATAQSLYTSQPGISKQIRLLEDELGVEVFARSGKHLTRVTPAGERIITTAGEILRKVESIKQIAQEFSNEKKGTLSIATTHTQARYALPPVISNFIKQYPDVALHMHQGSPMQIAEMAADGTVDFAIATEALELFGDLVMMPCYRWNRCVVVPQGHPLTKLPKLTLEALAEYPIVTYVFGFTGRSKLDEAFSHRGLTPKVVFTAADADVIKTYVRLGLGVGIVAKMAVDTNLDKDLVVLDASELFESSITKIGFRRGTFLRGFMCDFIEKFAPHLTREVMAKAIACHNKQELEELFEGVELPVH; from the coding sequence ATGAAGCTTCAACAATTGCGCTACATCTGGGAAGTGGCGCACCACGACCTCAACGTTTCGGCCACCGCGCAGAGTCTTTACACCTCACAGCCGGGTATCAGCAAACAGATCCGCCTGCTTGAAGACGAATTGGGCGTCGAGGTATTTGCCCGCAGCGGCAAACATCTGACTCGCGTCACTCCGGCTGGCGAGCGCATCATCACGACCGCTGGCGAGATCCTGCGCAAGGTCGAAAGCATCAAGCAGATCGCCCAGGAATTCTCCAACGAGAAAAAGGGTACGCTGTCGATTGCCACCACCCACACCCAGGCGCGTTATGCATTGCCGCCGGTGATCAGCAACTTTATCAAGCAGTATCCGGACGTAGCCCTGCATATGCACCAGGGTTCGCCCATGCAGATCGCCGAGATGGCCGCCGATGGCACTGTCGATTTTGCCATTGCCACTGAAGCCCTTGAGCTGTTCGGCGACCTGGTGATGATGCCGTGCTACCGCTGGAATCGCTGCGTCGTGGTGCCTCAGGGTCACCCGCTGACCAAACTGCCAAAGCTGACCCTCGAAGCGCTGGCCGAATACCCGATCGTGACCTATGTGTTCGGCTTTACCGGTCGCTCCAAGCTCGACGAGGCGTTCAGCCATCGTGGCCTGACCCCTAAAGTGGTATTTACCGCTGCCGACGCCGACGTGATCAAAACCTATGTGCGTTTGGGCCTGGGTGTTGGCATCGTGGCCAAAATGGCCGTCGACACCAATCTGGATAAAGATCTGGTGGTCCTTGATGCCAGCGAGCTGTTCGAGTCCAGTATCACCAAAATCGGTTTCCGTCGTGGCACTTTCCTGCGCGGATTCATGTGCGACTTTATCGAGAAATTTGCCCCGCACCTCACCCGTGAAGTGATGGCCAAAGCGATTGCCTGCCACAACAAGCAAGAGCTGGAAGAGCTGTTTGAAGGCGTGGAATTGCCGGTTCACTGA
- a CDS encoding ABC transporter permease, whose product MARLPLLRMLSLAVRQLLRDARAGELRVLFFALLVAVAASTAIGYFGARLNGAMLLRATEFLGADLVLDGTAPAREEQIKVGNDLGLEHARVVEFASVIATDNGIQLSSIKAADDAYPLRGELKSAPQPYAEEQPGGGPKSGEAWAEARLLTALDLKVGDEIDVGSKTVRITRVLTYEPDRAGNLYSLTPRVLINLDDLAATGIVQPGSRVTYRELWRGEAPALESYRQVIKPGLDANQRLLDGRDGNQQIGGALGKAERYLNMASLVAVLLAGVAVALSATRFANRRFDASALLRCLGLSRRETLWLFTLQLSVLGLLASLAGSFLGWLAQLGLFALLHDLLPANVPPGGLMPAIAGMGTGLVALAGFALPPLAALGRVPPLRVLRRDLLPIPASTWTVYGAALLALGLIMWRMSLDLVLTFALLGGGVIAAVVLGGILLLGLQSLRRLLARASLPWRLGLGQLLRHPLAAAGQALAFGLILLSMALIALLRGELLDTWQNQLPKDAPNYFALNILPADKEAFGAHLMTLQARAAPLYPVIPGRLISINGEPVQDIVSKDSSGDKAIQRDLSLTWAADLPAENQLTAGSWWGPKPEGDVPGVSVEAKVAESLKLKLGDLMTFTIAGVNREARVTSLRSINWDNFQPNFFMIFQPGTLQDLPATYLTSFYLAPGHDKEIIELSRTFPAVTILPIDALLEQLRSILAQVTIAVEYVLLFVLAAGMAVLFSGLQSTLDERIRQGALLRALGAERQLLVKARRIEFGLLGATSGLLAALGAELVSLVLYRFAFDLPWHPHPWLLLLPVLGAVMVGGAGVFGTRRALNASPLTVLREG is encoded by the coding sequence ATGGCACGTCTGCCGCTGTTGCGCATGCTGAGTCTGGCCGTACGCCAATTACTGCGCGATGCCCGCGCCGGCGAGCTGCGGGTGCTGTTCTTCGCCCTGCTGGTCGCCGTGGCGGCCAGCACGGCCATCGGCTACTTCGGTGCCCGTCTTAATGGCGCGATGTTGTTGCGTGCCACCGAGTTCCTCGGCGCCGACCTGGTGCTTGATGGCACGGCCCCGGCCCGTGAAGAACAAATCAAGGTCGGCAACGACCTGGGCCTCGAACACGCCCGCGTGGTCGAATTCGCCAGCGTGATTGCCACCGACAATGGCATTCAGCTCTCCAGCATCAAGGCGGCAGACGATGCCTACCCGTTGCGCGGCGAACTGAAAAGCGCCCCGCAGCCCTATGCCGAAGAACAGCCTGGGGGCGGTCCCAAATCCGGTGAGGCCTGGGCCGAAGCCCGACTGCTGACCGCGCTGGACCTGAAGGTCGGCGATGAAATCGATGTCGGTTCAAAAACCGTACGTATCACCCGCGTGCTGACTTACGAACCCGACCGGGCCGGCAACCTTTACAGCCTGACCCCACGAGTACTGATCAATCTTGACGACCTTGCCGCCACCGGCATCGTACAACCGGGCAGCCGTGTCACCTACCGCGAACTGTGGCGCGGTGAAGCACCGGCGCTGGAATCGTATCGCCAGGTGATCAAGCCTGGCCTGGACGCCAACCAGCGCCTCCTGGACGGCCGTGACGGCAACCAGCAGATCGGCGGTGCGCTGGGCAAGGCCGAGCGTTACCTGAACATGGCCAGCCTGGTGGCGGTGCTGCTGGCGGGCGTGGCCGTAGCGTTGTCTGCCACCCGCTTTGCCAATCGGCGTTTCGATGCCAGCGCCCTGCTGCGTTGCCTCGGCCTGTCACGGCGCGAAACACTCTGGTTGTTTACCCTGCAACTGAGTGTGCTCGGGCTGCTGGCCAGCCTCGCCGGCTCCTTTCTCGGCTGGCTCGCGCAACTTGGACTGTTCGCCCTGTTGCATGACCTGCTACCGGCTAACGTACCGCCCGGCGGCCTGATGCCGGCGATTGCCGGGATGGGTACCGGGCTGGTGGCGCTGGCTGGTTTCGCCTTGCCGCCGCTCGCGGCACTGGGCCGCGTACCTCCACTGCGGGTGTTGCGCCGCGATTTGCTGCCGATTCCGGCCAGCACCTGGACCGTCTACGGCGCGGCGCTGCTGGCACTGGGGCTGATCATGTGGCGCATGAGCCTGGACCTGGTGCTGACCTTCGCCCTGCTCGGGGGTGGCGTGATTGCCGCCGTGGTGCTTGGCGGAATCCTGCTGCTGGGCCTGCAAAGTCTGCGCCGCCTGCTGGCCCGTGCCTCACTGCCCTGGCGCCTGGGGCTGGGTCAGTTGCTGCGCCATCCGCTGGCCGCGGCGGGCCAGGCCCTGGCCTTTGGCCTGATCCTGCTGTCGATGGCCCTGATCGCCCTGCTGCGCGGCGAATTGCTCGACACCTGGCAAAACCAGTTGCCCAAAGATGCACCCAACTACTTTGCGCTGAATATCCTGCCGGCCGACAAGGAGGCTTTCGGCGCCCACCTGATGACCCTTCAGGCCCGCGCTGCGCCGCTGTACCCGGTCATTCCGGGGCGTCTGATCAGCATCAATGGCGAACCGGTGCAGGACATCGTCAGCAAGGACTCCAGTGGCGACAAGGCCATCCAGCGCGACCTGAGCCTGACCTGGGCCGCTGACCTGCCTGCCGAAAACCAGCTGACGGCAGGTAGCTGGTGGGGCCCGAAGCCCGAAGGCGATGTGCCGGGCGTTTCAGTGGAAGCCAAAGTCGCCGAAAGCCTCAAGCTGAAGCTGGGCGACCTGATGACCTTCACCATTGCCGGTGTCAATCGCGAAGCACGGGTCACCAGTTTGCGCAGCATCAACTGGGACAACTTCCAGCCCAACTTTTTCATGATTTTCCAGCCTGGCACCTTGCAGGACTTGCCGGCCACCTACCTCACCAGCTTTTACCTGGCACCGGGACACGACAAGGAAATCATCGAACTGTCGCGCACCTTCCCGGCCGTGACCATCTTGCCTATCGATGCATTGCTGGAGCAACTGCGCAGCATCCTGGCGCAAGTGACCATTGCTGTGGAATACGTGCTGCTGTTTGTGTTGGCGGCGGGCATGGCGGTGCTGTTTTCCGGCTTGCAATCCACCCTGGATGAACGCATTCGCCAGGGCGCCCTGCTGCGCGCGCTGGGGGCCGAGCGGCAACTGCTGGTGAAGGCCCGGCGCATCGAGTTCGGCTTGCTGGGCGCCACCAGCGGCCTGCTGGCGGCGCTGGGGGCCGAACTGGTCAGTCTGGTGCTTTACCGCTTTGCCTTTGACCTGCCGTGGCACCCACATCCGTGGTTGTTGCTGTTGCCGGTGCTGGGCGCGGTGATGGTGGGCGGTGCGGGCGTGTTTGGCACACGCAGGGCGCTGAATGCCAGCCCGTTGACGGTGTTGCGCGAGGGTTGA
- a CDS encoding PilZ domain-containing protein — MGRFLPHPDDIPVEITLRNQPSLPRQKLHSISLGGVACNSDRSWRCGTAVDMSMPTLGENARYPGYIAWCEKRKEGYRIGVALIDEQTLFGARMGEQVCQIEHFSRLQQQQSPCPQDLQALALEWVTHHAVEFSQATMDHAMAQAVLD; from the coding sequence ATGGGTCGTTTTTTACCTCACCCAGATGATATTCCCGTTGAGATAACGCTACGCAACCAACCTTCACTGCCGCGCCAGAAGCTGCACTCTATCAGCCTCGGCGGCGTGGCATGCAACAGCGACAGAAGCTGGCGATGCGGCACCGCCGTTGATATGTCCATGCCTACCCTGGGGGAAAACGCACGTTATCCGGGCTATATAGCCTGGTGCGAAAAGCGCAAGGAGGGTTACCGCATCGGCGTTGCCTTGATTGATGAACAAACCCTGTTTGGCGCGCGAATGGGCGAACAGGTCTGTCAGATCGAACACTTCTCACGCCTGCAGCAGCAACAAAGCCCCTGCCCCCAGGACCTGCAAGCCCTGGCTCTGGAATGGGTCACTCATCACGCCGTGGAGTTCTCGCAAGCCACCATGGACCACGCAATGGCGCAGGCCGTGCTGGATTAA
- a CDS encoding L,D-transpeptidase family protein, with product MLSRLPAVTRYLSVAALCVAGPAVALEFPLPPPGEDVVGEVQVIKGKYEDSFADLGNQYELGYSEMIAANPGVDAWLPVKKNPDGTLVDTDIVLPTQFILPPGKREGIVINLAEYRLYYYPKDQNKVYTFPLGIGREGWGSPLGQTKITAKTPNPTWTPPASIKAEHAKNGDPLPNVVPAGPDNPLGPFKFTLGMPGYLIHGSNAKFGIGTGTSHGCFRMLNQNVLQMAQMVPVGTPVRIINEPYKIGVSGGKVFLEVHEPLNVKDGSLLAVSDKSHLTPEDLQNKYAGFMNFLLKHQDLENSIQIDKDLAFPVVGAETGIPAVIGTTNTGMATGQSLDYVQ from the coding sequence ATGTTGTCGCGCCTACCTGCAGTTACCCGCTACCTGTCCGTTGCCGCACTTTGTGTTGCGGGTCCCGCGGTCGCGCTTGAATTCCCGCTGCCACCGCCTGGCGAAGATGTCGTTGGCGAAGTGCAGGTGATCAAAGGCAAGTACGAAGATTCCTTTGCCGACCTGGGTAACCAGTACGAGCTGGGCTATTCGGAAATGATCGCTGCCAACCCCGGGGTAGACGCCTGGCTGCCGGTCAAAAAGAACCCGGATGGCACCCTCGTCGATACCGATATCGTGTTGCCGACCCAGTTCATCCTGCCGCCGGGCAAGCGTGAGGGGATCGTGATCAACCTCGCCGAATACCGCCTGTATTATTATCCCAAGGACCAGAACAAGGTTTACACCTTCCCGCTGGGGATTGGCCGCGAAGGTTGGGGATCGCCCCTGGGGCAAACCAAAATCACCGCCAAGACGCCCAATCCGACCTGGACACCGCCGGCTTCGATCAAGGCCGAGCACGCCAAAAATGGTGACCCGCTGCCTAACGTGGTGCCTGCAGGCCCCGATAACCCGCTGGGTCCGTTCAAGTTCACCCTCGGCATGCCGGGCTACCTGATCCACGGCTCCAACGCCAAGTTCGGCATTGGCACGGGCACCAGCCACGGCTGCTTCCGCATGCTTAACCAGAACGTGCTGCAAATGGCGCAGATGGTGCCGGTGGGTACGCCGGTGCGGATCATCAACGAGCCGTACAAAATTGGCGTCAGTGGCGGCAAGGTGTTCCTTGAAGTTCACGAGCCGTTGAACGTGAAGGATGGTTCGTTGCTGGCCGTGAGCGACAAGTCGCACTTGACCCCTGAAGACTTGCAGAACAAGTACGCAGGCTTCATGAACTTCCTGCTCAAGCATCAGGACCTAGAAAACAGCATCCAGATAGACAAGGATCTGGCATTCCCGGTAGTGGGAGCAGAAACCGGCATACCTGCAGTAATCGGCACAACCAATACCGGTATGGCTACTGGCCAGTCGCTGGATTATGTGCAGTAA
- a CDS encoding GNAT family N-acetyltransferase, with translation MSEALSIHHDQAGHQFETTVDGHRAYLTYMDLGKQTLDIYRTFVPNALRGRGIAAALTEQALDYADKMGYEVIPSCSYVERYMERHKRPQANT, from the coding sequence ATGAGCGAGGCGTTGTCTATCCACCATGACCAGGCAGGTCACCAGTTTGAGACCACTGTCGACGGTCATCGTGCTTACCTGACCTACATGGATCTGGGCAAGCAGACTCTGGATATCTATCGCACGTTTGTGCCTAACGCCCTGCGTGGTCGGGGTATTGCGGCAGCCTTGACGGAGCAGGCGCTCGATTACGCAGACAAGATGGGCTATGAGGTGATTCCCTCGTGTTCATACGTTGAGCGCTATATGGAACGCCACAAGCGCCCTCAGGCCAATACCTGA
- a CDS encoding arylesterase: MRVWFLSVALALMCVAQTATAGTILIVGDSISAAFGLDTRQGWVSLLEQRLREQGYDDKVVNASISGDTSAGGLARLPALLAEHKPDVVIVELGGNDGLRGQLPAQLKQNLAGMIDASQQAGAKVLLLGMQLPPNYGARYTRAFAAVYSELGKEKNVALVPFLLEGVGGKPELMQADRIHPAVGAQGLLLDNVWPALKPLL, encoded by the coding sequence ATGCGTGTGTGGTTTTTAAGTGTTGCTCTGGCCCTGATGTGCGTGGCACAGACGGCAACGGCGGGAACTATCTTGATCGTCGGCGATAGTATCAGCGCGGCTTTCGGCCTGGATACCCGTCAGGGATGGGTGTCTTTGCTCGAACAGCGGCTCAGGGAGCAAGGCTACGACGACAAGGTGGTCAATGCTTCGATCAGTGGCGACACCAGCGCCGGAGGGCTGGCGCGGCTTCCTGCGCTGCTTGCAGAGCATAAACCGGATGTAGTGATTGTCGAGCTGGGTGGCAACGATGGCCTGCGCGGGCAGCTCCCTGCGCAATTGAAACAAAATCTTGCAGGAATGATTGATGCCTCGCAGCAGGCGGGTGCCAAGGTGTTGCTGTTGGGGATGCAATTGCCGCCCAATTATGGCGCGCGTTACACCCGGGCTTTTGCTGCGGTGTACAGCGAGCTGGGCAAGGAAAAAAACGTTGCCCTGGTGCCGTTTTTGCTTGAGGGCGTGGGCGGCAAGCCCGAACTGATGCAGGCCGATCGCATCCACCCGGCAGTCGGTGCGCAGGGGCTTTTGCTGGATAATGTGTGGCCGGCGTTAAAACCCCTGCTTTGA
- the oprI gene encoding outer membrane lipoprotei OprI → MNNVLKFSALALAAVLATGCSSVSKETEARLTATEDAAARSQARADEAYRKADEALAAAQKAQQTADEANERALRMLEKASRK, encoded by the coding sequence ATGAACAACGTTCTGAAATTCTCTGCTCTGGCATTGGCCGCAGTTCTGGCTACCGGTTGCAGCAGCGTATCTAAAGAAACTGAAGCCCGTCTGACTGCAACTGAAGATGCAGCAGCTCGCTCCCAGGCTCGTGCTGACGAAGCCTACCGTAAAGCTGATGAAGCTCTGGCTGCTGCTCAAAAAGCACAACAGACTGCTGACGAAGCTAACGAGCGCGCTCTGCGCATGCTTGAAAAAGCAAGCCGCAAGTAA
- a CDS encoding ABC transporter ATP-binding protein: MGESILTAQNLSKVVPSAEGELTILHSLSLELSKGDSLAIVGASGSGKSTLLGLLAGLDLPSQGEVILAGRALSTLDEDQRARVRAEHVGFVFQSFQLLDSLNALENVMLPLELEGRKDAREHARHLLERVGLGQRLSHSPRQLSGGEQQRVAIARAFAANPDVLFADEPTGNLDSHTGERITDLLFELNKENGTTLVLVTHDERLAHRCRRLIRLEAGHLVGPLEP, translated from the coding sequence ATGGGCGAAAGTATTCTCACCGCGCAGAACCTTAGCAAAGTGGTTCCCAGCGCGGAAGGCGAGTTAACCATCCTGCACTCCTTGAGCCTCGAACTGAGCAAGGGCGACAGCCTGGCGATTGTCGGCGCCTCAGGTTCAGGCAAATCGACGCTGCTGGGCCTGCTCGCCGGCCTCGACCTGCCCAGCCAGGGCGAAGTAATCCTGGCCGGGCGGGCCCTGAGCACCCTGGACGAAGACCAGCGCGCCCGGGTGCGGGCCGAACACGTGGGCTTTGTGTTCCAGTCATTCCAGCTGCTCGACAGCCTCAATGCCCTGGAAAACGTCATGCTGCCGCTGGAACTGGAGGGTCGCAAGGATGCCCGCGAGCATGCCCGCCACCTGCTGGAACGCGTCGGCCTGGGCCAGCGCCTGAGTCACTCGCCACGCCAGCTGTCCGGCGGCGAGCAGCAACGGGTCGCCATTGCCCGGGCATTTGCCGCCAATCCCGACGTGCTGTTTGCCGATGAACCTACCGGCAACCTGGACAGCCACACTGGCGAGCGCATCACCGACCTGCTCTTTGAACTGAACAAGGAAAACGGCACCACCCTGGTGCTGGTGACCCATGACGAACGCCTGGCCCATCGTTGCCGGCGCCTGATCCGTCTTGAAGCTGGCCATCTGGTCGGCCCTCTGGAGCCCTGA
- a CDS encoding thioredoxin, translating into MELTDFDADQLLLALPGTSLVIFTGAGCSACRVARRMLPGMQLPVERLCWIDAGNNGGLVERYEIFHLPSLFVVHNGAFYGELKSRLSEGELAHHVRLALMLEPDELP; encoded by the coding sequence ATGGAACTGACTGACTTTGATGCCGACCAGCTACTGCTGGCACTTCCCGGCACCTCGCTGGTCATCTTTACCGGTGCGGGCTGTTCGGCGTGCCGGGTGGCCCGGCGCATGCTGCCCGGCATGCAATTGCCCGTTGAACGGTTGTGCTGGATTGATGCCGGGAACAACGGCGGGTTGGTCGAGCGCTACGAAATTTTTCATCTGCCTAGCCTGTTTGTGGTGCACAACGGGGCCTTTTACGGTGAGTTGAAATCGCGCCTGAGCGAAGGTGAGCTGGCACATCATGTTCGGCTGGCCTTGATGCTTGAGCCTGACGAGCTACCGTGA
- a CDS encoding 3-deoxy-7-phosphoheptulonate synthase, with product MADLPIDDLNVASNETLITPEQLKREIPLSETALRTVTKGREVIRNILDGTDHRLFVVIGPCSIHDLKAAHEYAERLKVLAAEVSDTLYLVMRVYFEKPRTTVGWKGLINDPYLDDSFKIQDGLHIGRKLLLDLAEMGLPTATEALDPISPQYLQDLISWSAIGARTTESQTHREMASGLSSAVGFKNGTDGGLTVAINALQSVSSPHRFLGINQEGGVSIVTTKGNAYGHVVLRGGNGKPNYDSVSVALCEQALTKARITPNIMVDCSHANSNKDPALQPLVMENVANQIVEGNQSIIGLMVESHLNWGCQAIPKNLEDLQYGVSITDACIDWSATETTLRSMHAKLKDVLPKRTRG from the coding sequence ATGGCTGATTTACCGATCGACGACCTAAACGTTGCCTCCAACGAAACCCTGATCACCCCTGAACAGCTCAAACGCGAGATTCCTCTCAGCGAAACAGCGCTGCGGACCGTGACCAAAGGGCGCGAGGTGATTCGCAACATCCTGGATGGCACTGACCATCGACTGTTCGTTGTCATCGGGCCTTGCTCGATTCACGATCTCAAGGCTGCCCATGAATACGCCGAGCGCCTGAAGGTGCTTGCGGCTGAAGTCAGCGATACGCTGTATCTGGTCATGCGGGTTTATTTCGAAAAGCCCCGTACCACCGTGGGCTGGAAAGGCCTTATCAACGACCCGTATCTGGACGACTCGTTCAAGATCCAGGACGGTCTGCATATTGGTCGCAAGCTGCTGCTGGACCTGGCCGAAATGGGCCTGCCAACCGCAACTGAAGCCCTCGACCCGATTTCCCCGCAGTACTTGCAGGACCTCATCAGCTGGTCGGCCATCGGCGCACGCACCACTGAGTCCCAGACTCACCGTGAAATGGCGTCCGGCCTGTCTTCGGCCGTAGGCTTCAAGAACGGTACCGATGGCGGTCTGACGGTTGCGATCAATGCCTTGCAGTCGGTTTCAAGCCCGCATCGTTTCCTGGGTATCAACCAGGAAGGCGGCGTGTCGATCGTCACCACCAAGGGCAATGCCTACGGTCATGTGGTATTGCGCGGCGGCAACGGCAAACCGAACTATGACTCCGTCAGCGTTGCGCTCTGCGAGCAGGCACTGACCAAGGCCAGGATCACCCCGAACATCATGGTCGATTGCAGCCACGCCAATTCCAACAAGGACCCGGCCCTGCAGCCGCTGGTCATGGAAAACGTGGCCAACCAGATCGTCGAGGGCAACCAGTCGATTATCGGCCTGATGGTTGAGAGTCACTTGAACTGGGGCTGCCAGGCAATTCCTAAAAACCTTGAAGACTTGCAGTACGGCGTGTCGATTACTGATGCCTGCATCGACTGGTCGGCTACCGAGACCACCTTGCGCAGCATGCATGCCAAGCTCAAGGATGTGTTGCCAAAGCGCACCCGCGGCTAA